One Betta splendens chromosome 5, fBetSpl5.4, whole genome shotgun sequence genomic window, tttgactgTTTTTTGCTGGTGTGGGTAAAAGGTGTGCATTTACTAAAAACTAAAGATCCATTGTTTAAGGTTTGAGGCAATTGTGatttttctgatttttttttcccattttgattgtgatcatttcatttttgcagcAAACCTTTCTTCACTGCATTTAAAGTATGTGTAATTACGTATTGGAGGGAAGCCAGTGTTGGTCCTCATCAAACAAGTTCATTCTGTACAAAGGTTTTAATCTACTCTGTGTCTATAGTTCCTGTTTTGCACAGGTTTTTGATTAAAACTGAGAATCAGTCTCTTCCACTCTGCTTTGACGTCCCTGGAGACACTCGCCTTAAACTACTTCACCATCCCAGTGAGGGTCAGTAACGTTATTTTACCCATTCTATATCCCAGATAATGCAAGAAATACAtacaagaaaatacaaaaaaggaaaaggaaagaattTGGAAAATTTTGTTCGTATCATATTGTCATATCATTCCCCCGGTTTCAAgtgtgctgctgatgaacatctgttttcatttgcaccAGAGCTGTCTGTGATTGGTCTCCTGGATTCACCACCAAATACAGGATTCAAACTAATTGTCATCCACTTTAAGAATAGCCAGGTTGTTGAGCTGTGCCCTGACGGCCTCATTAAGCAACAGGTTCAAGGAGTTATGCATTACACTGGACAGAACCTTGTCTCAACTGAGTGAGTAGAATAAAGAATACCTGTAGTGGTAGTAGATATACTGTGGAAAAGCAccaacttcactcactttacGTCTACAACCACCTGCTTTCTCAGTAGTTTGATGTGACGTCTGGAAATGTCTGAGAGACAAACATGCTATAAAACacgctttgtatttttttctttagcaTAACTGCTATCGGACGAGACAAGGAATTTGATGTTGCCATTGGAGACACTCGCATGGTCGTCTTAATTCATGAGGTGGATGGTAACAAGTTCCTCTGGCCGGTTTTAAGACAGAAGCCGTCAGACAACAGCATTGATGgaattttaggtttgtttgaaTGAATCAGAAAATGAGTCAATGTTTGCATCCATATGAGGTTTGAACAATCATTCAAGTATTCTCTACTTTTCCTCTTATATTATGTGTCCAGTTCTAAAGCCAGCAGTTTATGAGGAGGTGCAGCAAAGTCCCTCCACAAAGCTGAAGATCAGAGATCAGGAGATTGGTGTCACCAGGTACAGTTTGGTCTCATACCCTTTAGTATTAGATCAAAAAATGAATAGTTATTTAAAAGTGAACATTAGTATAAAGAAGCTCCTTCTACAAAAACATGACCATTTCTGTGGTTCATTTGCAGATCCAGTGCTGTTGACTACAGTATTTCTGCTGCCTCAACACTGGACTGCTGGTTCATGTCTGCTGAGTCCGCTCTGCAGAGAAGCCTGGATGATTTCAATGTTTAATGCGTCTCCACGTAGAATCACCAGAAATATAATTTTTTAAGGAGAAATAATCCATTCACTATAGACGACAATAACATATGAATAAACCATATTCCAAACCTTTGCTTGTCTGAAACTCAATATTCATCCTAGATGCATAGGATGTGTCAGTCTCTACATTTATTtggaataatattttaataatatatactgtatgaagatGTTTTTTACATATGAGTTATagcaaagtacagtatatattctgtATATGTAAAACAAGAAATGTCAACAAAGGCCTCTTCTGGGAAACTGAAAATCATGACTGCGTTGACAGAATCTGGACATAAGTAGAAAACAAAGGAGGACCGGCCAAACCTGCTCCTGTCCTTATTAATGGGTTGTACATGAGGAGTTTgaattttactttaattttaacTAGGtgctgtcagagatgctgctGGATGGGGTACAAAGGCTGGAGCTTATAGAGTGACTTGTTGGGGAGGCCTACAGTATAAGTCAATATACTGTAGGAAAAGGTAACAGGGCTGGTAAAAAGATGGAGGCGGTACAGGATAAATGATTAATGTTTATGTGGGAGTGGAGTGACACCGAGACTCTTAACCCCTGGAGACATGGAACCAATGAGATGCCAGTTGTGAGTAAATAGTTGTGAACTTTGAATAGTGTGGATCTTCTGCCAAAGAGGACGAATTTGTATCATAATTTTATAACTAAAAAACTTaagctttaaaaaaactttatcaATCCCAGAGGAAAATCTCTTTCCTACTGTAGTTTGACTGCactcaacacaaacagacaaaaaggggATGAAAgggaagcacaaacacaaataacatactgtacaggttgTCTATTAATGACATTAAATATGTATaatattatacttatatatagAGAAACATTGTGTTATACAGACAAatcatataaatattaaatatataaattatttattttttccataatgaataataatattttgtattaaatgttttagAGTGGAAGCTGGATTGAAAAGGTGAATAGAGGTGATTTTGGATGATCTGGGCAGAACTTACTGTACTTATTGGGAACTAATGCAGTTATTTGCAACATTGCTGGTTAGAGCTGCAGTTCCAGCATGTGTGAGAACAATTCCAAtattgaaaaaaggaaaaatcttGTTCGTACATTTGAGTCAACTGCCTATCTCCTTgccacagcagctactggtacagtatttcataagATGTAAAAGTGATTGCCTTCCAATCACTGCATATTGTAGGCTTTTTTAGTTTATCAAAAtagtgtgtgggtggtggtaCGGGATAAATAACTATTGTTGATGTGGGAGTGGAATGACACCGGGACGCTCAACCCCAGAAGTCAGGGAACCAATGAGATGCCAGTTGTGAGTAAATAGTTGTGAACTTTGGATAGTGTGGATTTTCTGCCAAAGAGGACGAATTTGTATCATAATTTTATCAAAATCTTGTTCGTACATTTGAGTCAACTGCCTCTCCTTgccacagcagctactggtacagtatttcataagATGTAAAAGTGATTGCCTTCCAATCACTGCATATTGTAGgcttgtttcagtgtgtgtgtgtgtgtgtgtgtgtgtgtgtgtgtgtgtgtgtgtgtgtgtgtgtgtgtgtgtgtgtgtgtagcccagTACCTGGTCCAACCAGCCCTGCCAGTGTTCAGTCCCTTGAAAAAAAATGAGAGCACCAGAGATCCATGGCCAGCGCTTACTGTAGctgttctgtgcgtgtgtgtgtgtgtgtgtgtgtgtgtgtgtgtgtgtgtgtgtgtgtgtgtgtgtgtgtgtgtgtgtgtgtgtgggtgggtgggtggttggtTGAGTGGGTGGAGGTTGATACAAGACAAACTGGAGGCACGGTTGCACTCTGACAGGAGCCATCATGGGGAGAGCTCTGATACAAACCACCctctttgctctgtttctgactTTGGTGACCTCATTACCAAATAAAGTAAGTTCATAAAAGCTGAGCAActacactgtaaatacagtattttacagGAGAAAGACATCCATGGTAAGAATAATGTAGATTAGCTTTGTGTCAATACAAAGGTTTGCATATAAAACCTTCTGTACAATAAAATGTTAGTTTGCTGCTCATTGCAGGGTGTTGTTTGAGTTGTGAccttttaaaaagagaaaaaaattgtgtttgtgcttgaaGATGTATTAGTCTGATTGTGAAAACATAATCTAATGTTGAATCTGTTGGTGAATCTTTGCGACAAATAGCAAAGTTCATTATCGATAACTAAATAACTGGTGTAAACATTGTGATGCAGTTGACTGTTGGTTAGAAAACACAAATTTATCACCCAGCTACACTTACAGGTTAGGCCCTTTGGTGGACAAAGGACTGTGCCTAGAGATGATGTAAACGCTATTTAAGCACATGCACAAAGctatggggaaaaaaaactacCAGTTCTTTCTAGGGTTGGAATTCTATCAACATATGATCTTGGTCAAAAGATCAGTATTCTTTATTTACTACCCTCCTGTATTTTCCTAGGATGACTGGGACATCTACAGCTTTCACATCAACTCCACAGTGATCAGTCGTTATGCTACAACAGTCATCACAAGCCGCGTGGCCAATCGAATGAACGAATCCAAGGAAGTAGAATTCCAAGTGCGGATTCCCAAGAATGCCTTCATCAGTAaattcagaatgtgtgtgaaatatttacataGGTTTACACGTGAACAATAAAAGAGTAACAAATCAGGGGACAGTCAGGACTGTTGTTCACCATCATTTCTTCAGGTTTATGGACGGCCAGGTGTACGATGGTGTTGTGAAAACCAAGgaacaggctcagcagcagtacaCTGCAGCTGTATCCCGTGGGCAAAGCGCTGGGCTCGTCAGGTACATGGGCCACTTTACTGCCTACAGGTCCTGTCTGTTACTTGAACCTCTCACAGTGGGGCCTCAGTGTAACATGCAGTAGCACAATCTAAAGAAGAGGGTGAGAACCTGTGCTCCAGTGCTGTGATGGTGCTCTGTATTGCAGCTCTGTAGGGAGGACCCTGGAGGAATTTAAGACGTCAGTGACTGTGGCCGCTCACCAAaaggtgacctttgaactcacGTATGAGGAACTGCTGAAACGCAGACACGGCAAGTACGAACTGCAAATCCATGCTCGGCCGATGCAGCCTGTCAGCGACTTCAAGGTAGGTCTCATCATGTAGTGGTCATGCAGGGAGGGTTGGGGTCATTACATATTGATTCATGAGTGGTTCTAACGAGTTTTTCTTCCAGGTTGATGTGTACATTGATGAAAAGGCTGGCATCAGTTTCCTGGAGGTTAAAGGTGGACTAAGCACCAAAGCTCTGGCTAATGCCAtcaccaaaacactgacagacaaacaggtacagcaggaagtgatggcaaatccttacagtatatttattagtttgtttcatccagtttactgtgcagtcaatgcatcattttttttaatcatgatgtactgtacttttactgtTGCGTGACATCACTTGAACTATaactctacaaacacaaaaactgttatttttcctATAGGCCTTAGCAACTCAGGGTGGGAATAACCCCCCTGGGCTGCTACAATATCATAACAGagatgaaacagcctccaggtccAAGCTTCAGTTTGTCCCTTTCAGTTCATGCTGTTTTCTGGGATCCTCTTGTTTGTAGGCATGGGTGTACTTCTACCCAACTGAAAGCCAACAGAAGacatgtgacagctgtggaGAGCAGGGTATGAATGGAGATCTGGTTATTGTTTATGATGTCAACAGGGACATTTCAGTTGGAGACATTAAGGTACATAAAGAAATAGTGCAgtgttatgtttatttaatgcattataaaaaacaataatatataaAGTATCTAACTAACTACTTATTCACAacaaactatatatatatatatatatatatatatatatatatatatatatatatatatatatatatatatatatatatatatatatatattttttttttttttttttttttttttttttaaggcatCAGGTGGATACTTTGTCCACCACTTTGCTCCGTCCAGTCTTCCACGGATAACAaagaatgttgtctttgttattgATCAAAGTGGCTCCATGAGTGGCAGAAAAATACAACAGGTACAGTTTGTTACATACTGTCACTGAGGCACGGCAGGAATTTTAGCTTAGTGAGACGGTTGCAATGAATTTTGTTAAGCACATGAAGAAACAACTATGGGTTTTTAAACCTGAGTTGAAGCCCTGACGTGTGAGTGATTCttcttttctcagaccaggacAGCATTAATCCATATTTTGAACGATCTGAATGAAGATGATTTTTTCGGTCTCATCACTTTTGATGGTGACATTTTTCACTGGAAGAGAGAACTTGTTCAGGCCACCAAGACAAACGTGAACAGTGCCAAGACTTTTGCACAAAATATTCCAGCCagtggatgtgagtgtgtttcaATAAGTATATATTTAGTATGATGTTAACAAGCAGAACAGCAAAgacttaatgttttttttactttattgtagACACGgacattaatgcagcagtgctGGAAGGAGCTCGTATTCTGAAGGCACATCCCAGAGAAGGTTCAGCATCGATCCTTATACTTCTGACTGATGGAGACCCCACCTCAGGTTAGGACTAAATACACATATACTATGGTCTCCCTAATGAGACCATAAATAacttatttacatgtatttcattgggtttttcttttaaagtgcGGTGATTATCagttttgaaattaaaaaatgtaacatAATCCACATTTCATTCAGAAATTAACGATGAGTTTTAACCCACCAAAATCTACCACTTTGTGACATGATGTGACATTtgttcactgtctttttctggtgattgtttaaataaacatatttgttaCTACAGGGGAGAGAAACCTTGAAACAATACAGTCCAATGTCCGAAAGGCCATTGCAGGCAAATTTCCTCTCTACTgtcttggttttggttttgacGTCAATTTTGAATTCCTTGAGAaaatgtcactgcagaacaacgGTGTAGCACGACGGATCTATGAGGACTCTGATGCTGACTTACAGCTGAAGGTATTTAGAAAGACTTGGCTCCTTCATGTTATTATTACTGAGGACTGTTGGACGTGGGGAGAATCAAGATTCCTGCACTGTCCATTCACAGGGTTTCTATGAAGAGGTGGCCACTCCTCTGTTGACCAATGTAACCATGATGTACACAGGAGGCACCAATCTGACCCAGACTCACTTCACACAGTATTATAATGGCTCTGAGATTGTGGTGGCTGGTCAGATCACTGACAATGACATTGAGACCTTCACTCCAGAAGTTATAGCCATTTCAGTAAGAATTCATTTAAGTTGCACACTACGTGTAATAATGTGAAACAGCTTTAATGACATGACTGTGGGCCACAACAGGGAACAGGCAGTGTGAGGTTTTCTGACACTAATCCCACTGTGGAATCGACTGACACAGTGTCTGACAGCCGCCTTCAGAGGGTTTGGGCCTACCTCACAGTCAAACAACTCCTGGACAAGGCGTGAGTGTGCTGTTGGCCATTTTCTTCTGTTGTCTGTAatcaatgaattattaaaagctgCAGTCCTATATATTTCTCTGTCAGATTTGAAGTTTTAGCTTGTATTGCAGTGtcttaaaaaatgtttattgtatGAAAATATTGTTGCgtgttaatattaataatcataaATTAGGCTGCAGTTGTCTGGGCCTGAGAAGGATCGAATGAGGGAAGAGGCCTTGAAGCTGTCACTGAAGTACAGCTTTGTGACCTCACTCACATCTATGGTGGTCACCAAGCCTGAGGGAGAAaactctgatgtgctgcataaacccaaagaaggtgaaaaacctgcagcagtgcaAATGTGAGAAATATTAAGAGAATACAAAATCTAAAAAGTTTATCTTCATCTCTTTTCTTTTAACAGGCCAGGTGCAGCCTAATCCAGGTATTGCATTGCTCTGCTCGAACATCGTAATATAAAACGatgtattttataaataaatgtattgacAATTACTGTATTACAAACTGAAAGTCCATTAATCACTTGAAGATGTACTAtgaaaaaagttttaatttgcGAGCAGTTTATTTACCATTAGACTCCAAGACAGTAAAGTCAAACTTTGTCTTAATAtagtgttattatttttttctgttttacagttgtGACTTCACACATTTTAGGTTTGATAAGTAAACTTTCTTTAATGCTCATATAGTTTCATTTTGAAACAGAACagatgtgtacagtacagtacatgtcctAAAGGTAACCCCTACTGTCAtccagtaaaagctgaaattggCTTAACGCTCTAAAAAGTTGatgttcatgtgttttcttttaacaggccAGATGCAGCCTAATCCAGGTATTAAATTGCTCTGCTCTAACatgataatataaaattatttattatgtatattatatgtattttatatataaatgtatgcaCAAGTCCATTATTGCGAACTGAAAGTCCACTAATCACTTGAAAATGCACGGCTTATTTACAATAAGACTTCAAGACAGTCAAACTTTTTTCTAATTTATTGTTAAtaatttttctgttttacagctgcaaCTTCACAGAGTCTCTCTAAACTATAACATTTGGCAAAATTTAGCTAAAAATTGTCTGGACTAAagcatttttaataaaatatgttgttatggtactgtaaataaaaaaggtacaaacatttttttcatattgaTGTTTTGCAACACAACTGTATGTAGCTCAAAGAAAATTATATGCACTACAATAACATGTTCATGCTCTTTTTTTCCTATCAAATTTTTATCAAATTTCTTTTACAGCATTTAGAATTGTTTTAGCATTTatgtacaatttttttttttaggaattgTCGCTGGTGCTGGTAGTGCTGGAAAAATAGGTACAGTACTGTTATCtcttttaatattgtttttatgtacagtaactacACTATATGTCCTAATGTTCCCTAGTGGATACCAACTTAAATGTAGCAAAGACCATATTAAGTCCCTATTCACAAGAACATAACTTAAATCACTAACTGTACGAACAGTcaagtaaataaatatatttcacATTGATGTTTTGCAACACAACTGTATGTCGCTCAGAGAAAATGATATGCCCTACAACAACAAGTTTATgctcttttttaattaaatttcttATTAAATGTGTAGAACACTACATTTTACAGCCTTTAGAATTGTTTGAGCatttacctacagtatattttttAGGAAAAAGTGTTACTGGTAGTGATGGAAGAAGAGGTaatgtattttttcttttaatactctttttatatacagtaactatTTTTATTGGCAGATATCAAGGTACACCATATGTCCTAATGTTTCCTGGTTGATACTGTACCATCTTAAATGCAAAGGCCATATTAAGTCCCTATTTACAAGAACATAACTGAAATCATTAACAGTAACATCAGTACAAATACTGTAGTCAAGATACCTGCACAGGGAGAAaactctgatgtgctgcataaaccaaagaaggtgaaaaacctgcagcagtacaaatgtgagaaacattaagagaatataaaatctaaaaagtTTATCTTCATCTGTTTTCTTTCAACAGGCAAGAAGCAGCCCATTTCAGGTATTGCATTGCTCTCCTTTTGAAAAGGTAAAAAGTTCCTGTCCAAGTTACcatgtttcctgtgttttgcttttaacaGGAGGGATGCATCACTTTCTAGGTTTGTTACTGAAGCAAATCAAAttgttatatatgtataaatacaatttgtattaatatatagtttattgttttgttgttgtttttaaatatcaTTATGAGTCAGTGTCTACTGTAatgtttgttcatgtttcagCCCGCAATGACTACAACGATTACGATGACTCGTGTAAGTCTCTCATGTCACATCATTGGCTATGCCATGTCTAGTGCCTTCAGCCATTACCCAGCAGAGCTGTAACAAGTGTTTTCTGGCATTTTGATTTTGTGTTGAGAATTGTTGAAGACCAGTTGATTTAGTCAGACCATTCTTTGGGGTCCACCGTACAATAAGAAATAGCTACATGAAAGTGTTGCATGTGgatcaaacacattcactcaatgcctctcgcccaaagacagctgggataggctccagcaccacctgtgaccctgcatgggaataagtgctagaaggtggatggatgtatATTTAAACGTGTAATTACTTTATATTCCCACCTTTTGTGTCCATGCAGACGAAAGACATACAACAAAACCTAATGACTGATGACAACAATGTTTACATTTCACttgttttcttactttttatgTGGCTACACTAAGGCTTCCAATAATTACTCCAGTGTTTGAAACTTAGCTAAATGCTGTACTGCTCCAGTACCCCTTTATTTA contains:
- the LOC114855149 gene encoding inter-alpha-trypsin inhibitor heavy chain H4-like, producing the protein MGRALIQTTLFALFLTLVTSLPNKDDWDIYSFHINSTVISRYATTVITSRVANRMNESKEVEFQVRIPKNAFISKFRMFMDGQVYDGVVKTKEQAQQQYTAAVSRGQSAGLVSSVGRTLEEFKTSVTVAAHQKVTFELTYEELLKRRHGKYELQIHARPMQPVSDFKVDVYIDEKAGISFLEVKGGLSTKALANAITKTLTDKQAWVYFYPTESQQKTCDSCGEQGMNGDLVIVYDVNRDISVGDIKASGGYFVHHFAPSSLPRITKNVVFVIDQSGSMSGRKIQQTRTALIHILNDLNEDDFFGLITFDGDIFHWKRELVQATKTNVNSAKTFAQNIPASGYTDINAAVLEGARILKAHPREGSASILILLTDGDPTSGERNLETIQSNVRKAIAGKFPLYCLGFGFDVNFEFLEKMSLQNNGVARRIYEDSDADLQLKGFYEEVATPLLTNVTMMYTGGTNLTQTHFTQYYNGSEIVVAGQITDNDIETFTPEVIAISGTGSVRFSDTNPTVESTDTVSDSRLQRVWAYLTVKQLLDKALQLSGPEKDRMREEALKLSLKYSFVTSLTSMVVTKPEGENSDVLHKPKEGQVQPNPGQMQPNPGIVAGAGSAGKIGKSVTGSDGRRGKKQPISGGMHHFLARNDYNDYDDSFQIITCDWTDGQMRIYSSSDITAGSASPHGTVATVPVLHRFLIKTEDQSLPLCFDVPGDTRLKLLHHPSEELSVIGLLDSPPNTGFKLIVIHLKNSQVVELCPDGLIKQQVQGVMHYTGQNLVSTDITAIGRDKEFDVAIRDTRMVVLIHEVDGNKFLWPVLRQKPSDNSIDGILALKPAAYEEVQQSPSTKLKIRDQDIAVTRSSAVDYSISAAPTLDCWFMSAESALQRRLDDFTVAN